A section of the Streptomyces xinghaiensis S187 genome encodes:
- a CDS encoding FG-GAP and VCBS repeat-containing protein: MRRRIRPSLVARCAVVAALATVPSLLALPASAGESAPAARPAGLAPQPDFDGDGHADVASSAPGATIGGLAEAGYVVVVYSSSGGVETERRHVISQATAGVPGSPAAGGRFGHRTVARDLDGDGYTDLAVETPGTSSVTVLWGSRFGLDGGTVLPVSAGTSGDSLTGGDFNGDGHADLVGVSSVSEEWGDLRILYGPFTRGAAPAGTADVPTGRVFEPRDLVAGDITGDGRDDLVSLHDFEEMTEPAIFWRGTATGLARGSASPGRGASAVIGDVDGDGHGDLVMRTVPGGVNEDLPTDPGSVKVVYGTADGPGTRTAVIDQDTAGVPGASEAGDQFGAALAAGDVTGDGRADIAAGVPHEDLPAGADAGAVVLLKGAAGGLSGTGARAFHQDTAGVPGIAEAGDRFGAALALQDTDGDGLDDLAAGAPLEDGSFRDSGAVWVLRGAAASLTTTGIVSFGPSAFGAPEAGARLGQALPR; the protein is encoded by the coding sequence GTGCGTCGCCGTATCCGCCCGTCCCTCGTCGCGCGCTGCGCGGTCGTGGCCGCCCTCGCGACCGTGCCGTCGCTCCTGGCGCTCCCCGCGAGCGCCGGGGAGAGCGCGCCGGCCGCCCGTCCGGCCGGGCTCGCGCCGCAGCCCGACTTCGACGGGGACGGGCACGCCGATGTCGCCTCCTCGGCGCCCGGCGCCACCATCGGCGGTCTGGCGGAGGCCGGGTACGTCGTCGTGGTGTACAGCTCCTCCGGTGGGGTGGAGACCGAGCGGCGGCACGTCATCAGCCAGGCCACGGCCGGGGTCCCCGGCTCGCCGGCCGCCGGCGGGCGGTTCGGCCACCGCACGGTCGCCCGCGACCTCGACGGCGACGGCTACACCGACCTCGCCGTGGAGACCCCGGGGACCTCCTCCGTCACCGTCCTCTGGGGTTCCCGGTTCGGCCTGGACGGCGGCACCGTGCTGCCCGTCTCCGCCGGGACGAGCGGCGACAGCCTGACCGGCGGGGACTTCAACGGCGACGGGCACGCCGACCTGGTGGGCGTCAGCTCGGTCTCCGAGGAGTGGGGCGACCTGCGGATCCTCTACGGCCCGTTCACGCGCGGCGCCGCACCGGCCGGTACGGCGGACGTGCCCACCGGCAGGGTGTTCGAACCCCGGGACCTGGTCGCGGGCGACATCACCGGTGACGGCCGGGACGACCTCGTCAGCCTGCACGACTTCGAAGAGATGACCGAACCGGCCATCTTCTGGCGGGGCACCGCCACCGGTCTCGCCCGCGGCAGCGCCTCCCCCGGGCGCGGTGCCTCCGCGGTGATCGGTGACGTGGACGGCGACGGCCACGGCGACCTGGTGATGCGGACGGTGCCCGGCGGCGTCAACGAGGACCTGCCGACCGACCCGGGGTCGGTCAAGGTCGTCTACGGCACGGCGGACGGCCCGGGCACCCGCACCGCGGTCATCGACCAGGACACGGCGGGCGTCCCGGGTGCGAGCGAGGCGGGTGACCAGTTCGGCGCCGCGCTCGCCGCCGGTGACGTCACCGGCGACGGCCGCGCGGACATCGCCGCCGGCGTCCCCCACGAGGATCTGCCCGCGGGCGCGGACGCCGGTGCCGTCGTCCTGCTCAAGGGCGCCGCGGGCGGGCTGTCCGGCACCGGCGCCCGCGCCTTCCACCAGGACACGGCGGGCGTCCCGGGGATCGCCGAGGCCGGTGACCGCTTCGGCGCGGCCCTCGCCCTGCAGGACACCGACGGCGACGGACTGGACGACCTGGCCGCCGGCGCTCCCCTGGAGGACGGCTCGTTCCGGGACTCGGGCGCGGTGTGGGTCCTGCGCGGCGCCGCCGCCTCGCTGACCACCACCGGCATCGTCTCGTTCGGCCCCTCGGCCTTCGGCGCCCCGGAGGCCGGCGCCCGCCTGGGCCAGGCGCTGCCGCGCTGA